A window of the Fusarium fujikuroi IMI 58289 draft genome, chromosome FFUJ_chr09 genome harbors these coding sequences:
- a CDS encoding phosphatase family protein → MRTTRTGTASLLDTILTRLIDDVIENGSSFLADDENLQHYKHHLSHLETASKIALLRECLCVRPPLPLLPEDLLQDIDAILSRLHQHKILTPISSLSPWRTIQHDEHRATKVHLWRGDITTLTGVTAITNAANSQGLGCFQPTHRCIDNIIHAEAGPRLREECFQRMQARGKELEPGEVLVTEGHALFASSVIHTVGPQLKRGTSPTETERRQLAKCYETILDALERLPCEEDGSKSVALCCISTGLFAFPADEAAEIAVSTVTSWLQKHPSTTVTDVIFNTFTESDTEIYSKLLGPPPTKPLSLAKSLPQSSLSLGRDWLASADAVLITAGAGLSAAEGLDYHSRDLFKKNFPGCLKLGLSSLYSVFGFNDWPSEEHRWGYFFTHLNMVANWSNTPTYQALILWLKNFGQDAFVRTSNADGLFLANGWPKEQLSTPQGSYGYLQCLNNCRVDAVVPSAPLVADAMPHIDKATQKLMDSSKIPLCRFCGSKMSICVRAGSWFNQAPFREGEVQWKAWKTRVLREKKNLVVLELGVGMNTPGVLRWPNEDLVMRSDGRVKLIRVGMGPEAMVPWEQEDEGLSTCIQGDIGRAIPLLLEGSGDRQ, encoded by the coding sequence ATGAGAACAACCCGCACAGGAACCGCCTCTCTCTTAGACACAATTCTGACACGTCTCATAGACGATGTAATAGAGAATGGATCAAGTTTCCTTGCAGACGACGAGAACTTGCAGCATTATAAACACCATTTAAGTCATCTTGAGACAGCATCGAAGATAGCACTTCTTCGGGAATGCCTGTGCGTGCGACCGCCTTTGCCACTTCTGCCGGAGGATCTACTTCAAGATATCGACGCCATCCTCTCACGACTTCATCAGCACAAGATACTTACTCCAATTTCCTCACTCTCACCTTGGCGGACGATTCAACATGATGAACATCGAGCGACCAAGGTTCATCTCTGGAGAGGCGACATCACGACTTTGACTGGTGTAACAGCTATCACCAATGCCGCGAACAGCCAGGGCCTAGGGTGCTTTCAACCAACTCATCGATGTAttgacaacatcatccacGCTGAGGCAGGGCCACGGCTGCGAGAAGAGTGTTTCCAGCGAATGCAGGCCagaggaaaagagcttgAGCCTGGAGAAGTACTTGTCACTGAAGGTCACGCTCTTTTTGCGTCTTCTGTCATCCATACCGTAGGGCCACAGCTAAAGAGAGGTACTTCGCCTACCGAGACTGAGAGGCGGCAGCTGGCCAAGTGTTATGAGACGATTCTTGATGCATTAGAGCGTTTGCCGTGTGAGGAGGACGGTAGCAAATCAGTTGCTCTTTGCTGTATTTCGACGGGCTTGTTTGCATTTCCAGCGGATGAAGCAGCTGAGATAGCAGTGTCAACTGTCACGTCATGGCTCCAGAAGCATCCATCAACAACGGTTACAGacgtcatcttcaacacattCACCGAATCAGACACCGAGATCTACTCGAAACTTCTTGGGCCTCCGCCGACAAAACCACTCTCACTTGCCAAGAGCCTGCCACAAAGCTCTCTCAGCTTAGGGCGCGACTGGCTCGCCTCAGCAGACGCTGTCCTCATCACAGCCGGCGCAGGTCTATCAGCCGCAGAAGGGCTGGACTACCACTCTCGTGacctcttcaagaagaatTTCCCAGGTTGTCTCAAGCTCGGATTGTCTTCACTGTATAGCGTCTTTGGCTTCAACGACTGGCCTTCGGAGGAGCATCGATGGGGATATTTCTTCACTCATTTAAACATGGTAGCCAACTGGTCTAATACGCCTACTTACCAGGCTTTAATACTGTGGCTGAAGAATTTTGGGCAAGACGCATTTGTGCGCACGTCAAATGCTGACGGGCTGTTTCTCGCAAATGGCTGGCCAAAAGAGCAACTTTCTACACCGCAAGGCTCGTATGGATATCTACAGTGTCTGAATAACTGCAGAGTCGACGCTGTCGTGCCATCAGCTCCCCTTGTAGCTGATGCAATGCCTCACATTGACAAGGCGACACAAAAATTGATGGATTCAAGCAAGATTCCGTTGTGCAGGTTCTGCGGTTCGAAAATGAGTATCTGCGTTCGGGCGGGCTCCTGGTTCAATCAGGCGCCTTTCCGAGAAGGCGAAGTTCAGTGGAAAGCATGGAAAACTCGGGTGctaagagaaaagaagaatctAGTAGTTTTAGAACTCGGCGTCGGGATGAATACGCCTGGAGTTTTGAGATGGCCGAATGAAGATTTGGTGATGCGAAGTGACGGGCGAGTCAAGCTCATTCGCGTTGGCATGGGTCCAGAGGCGATGGTGCCGTGGGAGCAGGAAGACGAGGGTCTGAGCACTTGTATTCAAGGCGACATCGGGCGCGCGATTCCTCTGTTGCTAGAAGGAAGCGGCGATCGCCAATAA